A portion of the Bactrocera neohumeralis isolate Rockhampton chromosome 2, APGP_CSIRO_Bneo_wtdbg2-racon-allhic-juicebox.fasta_v2, whole genome shotgun sequence genome contains these proteins:
- the LOC126755161 gene encoding radial spoke head protein 4 homolog A encodes MEFGEKQSCDGFTFDTTSSSKIDFPCGDPESRRKAEHIEKPEKSEESDDPCANMVSTSSSSSTNTMLSQYFGSECHKRDHTRKEPPNIGYELNVAKAIMQQYSTISGDNLFDHLADIIKRVIDERPPNVIDFFEEFSRNVREQKLHLPERFPPDGVFEESRIYRVAKKFLLSMKLPVPEPNELQVADEMATVEESKSAILEGLKLDILDLSRFITFNERVQHLQFFWNQCGFGINSDDIFQLACAMDRLQTHPSIMQCRFWGMINGLKASYYIVEASLSHEEVLSRVDQMTEELQEKHKDLLSRLVSGTKPLPTFVGPELTPGKLGWDDHPIEEIEKMVPAAAPIPLAESKEVFNIPPETVGTGANRFSYFVVNSVSDDWMELPMVTPSQIKVSREIKKFLTGDLEAEIQSYPCFPGKEKHYLRALIARITAGTYIAPHGYYRTITKKERRLFDGIEDDEEEEEEEPSLLGEDEEDIIDNDIMLLKNEKYVPESLESLTNLHKWLHVRPNLLRQGRVLWYDELKAHKTREKELERLRKLLRMEEMGEEEDDLDQEEEEEEEDMEGEELSVPEEGPSILHPCSNDLSDQFTMPWVTRFTSKYTNRNERILILQSNVWPGAYTFTFEKLCESIYVGWGHKYVARNMVLKHLPPVLEEYPHGEEDFIETTDPTPEEEEAYRLSLIKKVKKVDEEHLDEYDDELSPETNTEDEDEA; translated from the exons ATGGAGTTCGGAGAGAAGCAATCTTGTGACGGCTTTACGTTCGATACAACCTCGAGTTCTAAAATTGATTTTCCCTGTGGTGATCCTGAATCGAGAAGAAAAGCTGAACACATTGAGAAGCCGGAGAAATCGGAGGAATCAGACGATCCATGCGCGAACATGGTCTCGACCTCATCTTCTTCATCCACTAACACAATGCTGAGTCAATATTTCGGTTCCGAGTGTCATAAACGCGATCACACTCGCAAAGAGCCGCCCAATATTGGATATGAGTTGAATGTGGCCAAAGCCATAATGCAACAATATAGCACCATTAGTGGTGATAATTT atttgaCCACTTAGCCGACATTATCAAGCGAGTTATTGACGAACGTCCACCGAACGTAATAGATTTCTTCGAGGAATTTAGTCGCAATGTGCGTGAGCAAAAGTTGCATTTACCAGAACGATTTCCACCGGACGGAGTCTTCGAAGAATCGCGTATTTATCGTGTGgcgaaaaaatttcttttgtctATGAAG TTACCTGTACCCGAACCGAACGAGCTGCAGGTCGCTGATGAAATGGCCACTGTCGAGGAGTCCAAATCTGCTATTTTAGAAGGTTTGAAGCTCGACATATTGGATTTGAGTCGCTTCATAACCTTTAACGAACGTGTGCAGCATTTGCAATTCTTCTGGAATCAATGTGGTTTTGGTATCAATTCCGATGATATTTTCCAACTCGCCTGTGCCATGGATCGTTTGCAGACACATCCTTCTATAATGCAATGTCGCTTTTGGGGTATGATAAATGGTCTCAAAGCGTCGTATTACATTGTAGAAGCTTCATTATCCCATGAAGAAGTGCTATCGCGCGTCGATCAAATGACGGAAGAATTACAAGAAAAACATAAGGATCTGCTGTCGCGATTAGTGTCGGGCACAAAACCGCTGCCTACATTTGTTGGACCCGAATTAACGCCCGGAAAATTAGGTTGGGATGATCATCCAATTGAAGAAATTGAGAAAATGGTGCCGGCGGCTGCACCCATACCACTGGCTGAGTCTAAAGAAGTTTTCAATATACCGCCAGAAACTGTCGGTACCGGTGCAAatcgattttcatattttgtagtGAACTCAGTCTCGGATGATTGGATGGAACTGCCAATGGTAACACCGTCTCAAATTAAAGTATCACGGGAGATAAAGAAATTCCTCACGGGCGATCTTGAAGCTGAAATTCAATCGTATCCCTGCTTTCCAGGGAAAGAGAAACATTATCTACGCGCGCTCATAGCTCGAATAACAGCTGGTACCTACATTGCACCCCATGGCTACTATAGAACAATAACCAAGAAAGAGAGACGTCTTTTCGATGGTATCGAAGATGATgaagaggaggaggaagaggaACCATCTCTTCTAGGCGAAGACGAGGAGGATATTATTG ATAATGACATAATGCTATTAAAGAACGAGAAATATGTACCAGAATCCTTAGAGTCACTCACAAACCTACACAAGTGGCTACATGTAAGGCCAAATCTATTGCGTCAGGGGCGTGTGCTCTGGTATGATGAACTGAAAGCACATAAAACGCGTGAAAAAGAATTAGAACGTCTGCGGAAACTATTGCGTATGGAAGAAATGGGCGAAGAGGAAGACGATTTGGACCAGGAAGAagaggaggaagaggaagacatggAAGGTGAAGAACTTTCCGTACCCGAAGAAGGACCGTCCATACTGCACCCCTGCTCTAATGATCTTAGTGATCAATTCACTATGCCATGGGTCACACGTTTCACCAGTAAGTATACGAATCGAAATGAACGTATACTCATCCTCCAATCCAATGTCTGGCCGGGTGCTTACACCTTTACCTTTGAAAAGCTGTGTGAGTCAATATATGTGGGTTGGGGTCATAAGTATGTCGCGCGTAATATGGTATTGAAACATCTGCCACCTGTTTTGGAGGAATATCCGCATGGAGAGGAAGACTTCATCGAGACAACCGATCCAACACCAGAAGAGGAGGAAGCCTATCGTCTGAGTTTAATTAAGAAAGTAAAGAAGGTGGACGAAGAACATTTGGATGAATATGACGATGAACTTTCGCCTGAAACAAATACTGAGGATGAAGATGAAGCatga